The genome window aattaaGATAGTTTACGTCAACATTCACGCAAAAATTGCAGACCACTTCATGTTTTCCCAGCTTCTTAATTTGAGCATTTCCAGTTTTTCAAAGTAAATTGAATAggttttggaaaaacaaaattaaacatcTAATAACGGCACCTAAGGCTGTACGAAACAGTTATGGAATTTAAATTTTGGAAGTTTTATCTAAATgattaaatgagaaaataatcagcaaattATTCAATACTGAAAAATAATGGTTTAACAAAACAAAGGCAAGTACACAGGATTTTAGGAGTTGCTGTCATAATTGGAAAAGAACCAACCctgcttttgaaaacaaaccttttgttggaaacatttgggataaaaTAAGAAGTACATTACTCAACCAAATATAAAGCAAAGGTCTTGTTGATTTTAGACATGAAGCTGCGGAAATTTTACATATTAGATTTTCAGTTGTAGCCCTAAATCATAACATCCATTAAGAAATTTTAAATCAACAGTTCGAGCACTAATTGATCGAGCTCTAATCATATTTTACAGTCACTTTTACACTTTATTCTTTCAATGTAATCTAATCTGTATGAAGATGAATATGAGCAAGAATACAATTGAATATAAATATTACTATTATGGGTGAGGCAGTAACTGTAGCACATAACATAAGCGAGACATCACATTGGTCCACGGTCGCTGATGTGTTCTTTGAGGCATTATACTACACTTTGCATGGACATGTCCACCACATGGTCTTCATGTAAATCAGGTATCATAAATGAGGTCAGTGGtactgaaaaacaaatcagtacAAACAGAGAGCACTGACGCGTCTAAATCTTATTTATCTAGCAaggaaatgtatttctttcctcTGATATGGACCAACAGGACTTGTGTATTTGACTTCCTCACAGGCAGTCCTATCATGAGGCACAGGCCAGTCAAAGCAGGTGCAACACTGTTCTGGACACAGGCCAATAAAGTCAAGGTCACAAGAAAACACATGGTGGAACCATTCTAAAATAATCAGAGTGTCAAAAGGTTGACAATTATACTTAAATGAATTAGAGGGCTAACTGTAAAATATAAACCTGTTCTGAAATTCTCAGAGGACCGAGATAAATGTAggtttaatgaatttaaatctGGTCCTTTTGACCTTGTGCTGTGCCCCCTATATTGAAACACATTCGAGCCATGGACATATGCCATTTGGTGCACACCTTCATGTGAAATGCCTGCTTACAGTATCACAGTGCAAACATTTCTAATGTGGGTGTAACTTGTGagaatgttttaaataaacagtaaaaactgAAAGACAACTCGTGAAATGAGTATGAGCATTAATTAGATTCACCGTCAGTAACGTACATGATGGGTTATAAAATACTGAAAGACCTAATTAAAGCAGACGGAGGTCAGTCCATCTTTTCTCATTATCTAAGCTTTAACCTGGCGATAATGAAATGAGgcacacatatacatattttatgTGCTCAAACAAGTACgtacaagcaaacacacacacacacacacacacacatcaccatCACAGTGACAATACCTGCAAAGGCCTTGGCCTCGTCTGTGGGTACCGCCCTGAGGTGGCGTAGATCACTTTTGTTGCCCACTAGCATGATGACTATGTTGTTGTCAGCATGgtccttcagctccttcagccAGCGCTCAGCATTTTCATACGTCAGGTGTTTGGCAATGTCATAAACCAAGAGCGCTCCGACTGCTCCACGGTAGTACCTGGACACCATGAGAGGAGTTGAACAGATCATTAATCAGAGTAGACAGCTTTTTCTTGCTACACAGCCTGTTGATTCTGGTGGTGTGTCACATGGGCTTGGCCAGCTTTGAAATACAAGGACATCTgatcaacagcaacaacaacaacaacagtaactgAGAAACACAAGAAGTTAAATAATAAAGCCAAGACATACGAGCCTTGCCCACAAACGAAGCGAACACTGACTGACATTGCTaattaaagatgtcttcttcaATTCCAGTGAGGGCTTAACACCGTACATGCCAATGCCTCAAGCTTGGCTGCTGCATCATCAGGTAGACAACTCAAAAAGAGTGAAGTATGTTGGAATGGGAACTTGACCAAGAGACGAGAAGGAAGCCATGATTAACAGAAGACTTCCTGCCCCAAGGCAAAAGGTGCTCTCTGTAGCTTTAATCACTTCAGAATATTTCTTTCTGGCCATTTCAGAAATGATAAGGCAGAAACTGATTGATTCTAAATGTAATTTCTGGATGCAGGAGGACGTTTATATCCCTTCAACTACTAATTACAGCCAAAAACTTAATGCAACTGTGGTTAACAGCTTTGTGAAAAAGCTTTGAATTTAATTTGCTTAGTATTAAATCCAAAGCAGGAGTGGTGATCCCAGTATATTTTATTCTCTCCAGCCCAGCCTACTTGCAAGTGTCCggaggaaaacataaaaaaaaacccacttcaGACGACACAGCTAGCTTAACGGAATCATGCAGTTGCACTTCAAGACACCTCCTGGACAGATTTCAGAAACCAAACTGTGTAACAAACCTACTTTCTATCTTTTGCTGTTTATTGTTGAATCCCTGAAGGTTGGTATTTTTAGTTTTCTCTGGTAACTTTATTCCCGGTGACGATTATTTGAACTTTTGAACCCTAACCTGCAAAACGCCTCCAGGATAAAGTCAAGCCCCATCTTTTGAGACGTGaatttaaatatgtaaatgacAGCTGTTGCTTTGAATCAtgtatttacaatgtaaaaaacTGAATCGAATGGGGGAACTGGTTAATAATGACACTGAAACttggtgtttattttcatcaaaaacatgcTCATTTTAACCAGTACACAAGGacttctgtgtgtttgcatgtatgcTGGAATTAATTTCCTTTACGTGACGTTTACTTGTGTGAAGTaggtatctgtgtgtgtgtgtggaagccAGTCTGTGCACTGAAGTGTGATGGTGACTTCAAAGATGTACTGTACTCACGCAGAAGTGATAGCTCGGTATCGCTCCTGTCCAGCTGTGTCCCAGATCTGAGCCTTGACGGTCTTGCCTTCTACCTGGATGCTGCGCGTGGCAAACTCCACCCCGATGGTGCTCTTGCTCTCCAGGTTGAACTCATTCCGGGTGAAGCGGGACAGCAGGTTACTCTTCCCTACACCTGAATCTCCGATCAGCACCACTACAGGAAGTAGAAGAGGGGTTTTcagacaaagaaagaggaaCAACCTTTATCAGCACAGTCAAATGGTGTATTTTAGACTTCTTCATATGGACAATGGACTGCacatgattgtgtttgtgtttgagctgcACAGCATACTTTATGGCTGCAGCTATAAAGGCAAATTAATCTCAGACCTTTGGTGTAACAGTTCATTAAGCCACAGAGAAGCCGCACTGAATAAGACAGGttgacttatttttttattaacttgATTCTCATTTCTATTCGACAGCCTGCCTCTCCACTAACATACATGTGTGGCTCGGAGCCGAGGTAGAGCCGAAACTCAGGGGACTCCCACAGAGTATACAAAATATAAGAACCATCTGGTTTCTCCCATCAGACCGAGCCCATTAATCCAGGTTCAACAAGCCAAATTTCCACCATCAGCTGTACTTCAGTCCTGACAGTATTTGACGAAAGTGGAGTAAATaagttaaatatgttttttttcttaaactttGAGAGAACTGAGACACATACATGCTAGAGTCAATTTGTATAAGATGTTTTTAAAGGCGGCATATCATCTTATACACACTGTAAAATTAATGTATAGACATCTGCTACTAAAACTGAGCACACACTCTAGTCTCAGCCAAAAGTCATTGAAATCTGCAATCTGCCTTGTTTGGATTTACATACAAACGTCAGAGGAATTTTTGCTCATATGGAGTGAGAGAAGTAAATATCTAGCCTACATTTACTTTTTAGAGTGAGCTATTCCTTTTAATGGTTAGTGTATAACCATGATGCtaaaaacagcagctttaaaaggATTAAAGTTcagcaaaaaatgaaaacttaGTCTGCCCACcaccatgctgatggaaagtcaggggaagCACAGTCCACGAAACATTCATGGAGTTTCACAGAAagacagtgttgcagcattctccttaacaactgtaTACAGTCTCCTGAGCAACTATCTTAAATCTATACAGCTCgtccagtgtaatccaagtccctgAGAGCCCAAAGACTTGGATGTCGACTTGTTTTCACAGagacttttagcttagcaggtACAGTCTTCAAAATTCTGGCTTTTTAagtgtgtaaaaatgtattatcaaataaatttgggatctcgggaCTTCCAGAGACTTGAGTTACCCAGGACAagttgtatggagccattttatgtttctttatagttggtttttttttatgttttaacacAAGTCCCCACGCACTCCAGTTGCTAAGGACAATACTGCAATGCATTGTGCTGAAgaaacttcccctgactttccatctgcacTGGGGCGAATaagtaatgactgaattttcatttttgggtgaacttgccCTTTAAGGCTGTTTCTCCTCTACTGAATCTGAAATTCGGTAGAAAATctgaaatgaaattaaacagGCATTATCAGGCTGACTGTTTGTCAGAAAACTACTTCCACAATTATCAGGTGAGTCAGTCTGTCAAAAGGAACCTACCACACCAGTGCACCACCCAGCTCTTAGGAAATAGGAACTTGTTATGGAATGTTGAAATTGCTTAAACAAACGGACTACTGTGTCCACACTTGCATTTAAGCAATACTGCTCACTCTAAAGGGAAACTGTGTAgacacaagtgttttttttaaatatcaatatatGGGACTACACAGCCCAACAGTGTGGCTCTCCTCTCCTACATGCCAAAATAAGTAATGCTGTCATTTTACATGTCACCTGACACAAAAGATCTTGGGCGGAGGACAAAAACCATTATGCAACCGTGCCCAGGTCCTCTACCATCATCAGACAGGTATTATCGCTGCTGCAtttcacacccacacaccaaCCTATTGTGGGGTTTGCATTCTTCAGCTAAAAAAGTACGACACCTCTCTGTTACATCATAGTAATACAATCCTACACCCAGGTATGTCTCAGGCTGCAACCAACCATAACTGTCATTAACGATCTGCCGATTATTTCTTAAGATTAATCATTCAGTCTATAACAGAGCACATGCATAAAAACATGCCTTTATAAGTATCAAGTGTACTCTTTCTGAGCACTGATGTCCTTTTGGATGATTACATACGTATCTTTCGAGATATGTGTTTATGAATAAATTATAGTTATAAACAATATCAGccaatatataaatatcattattttttttacgtcCCAGTATCAACATCATCATTGGCTCCAAAAATCCAGCATCAGTCAGACTCAAAACAGTTTTCGTCCAATTGTCTTTTCATTTGACTAATCGATTAGTCAAATCAATTTAGTGCTGCAGCTCTAGATGTAGCCTAGTCTAAGACTGTCTGAATGTAAGGAATAcagaatgaaacaaaataatacTGACAATCTGAACCCTGTTTAGTGAAAATAACTGATATTTTCTGAATCCCTATACATGGAATAAAGGATTAAATTAAAGCAGTGTATCATGCTGGCTAAAGCTGGGAATCTAAAAGCGATAACTTCCATTCTTTTCTCATCAGTACTCATACATCAGTGAGATTCAAACCATTAACTATACATCTGTATAAAGACATGGGACCATATGAAAATTTCATGTAAGGATTATCCTGACCAAATTAACTGTTATAATCAATATTGTTCCGATAACCATCAAATTGTGCTTTAAATTCTTAAAATGGGACAAAAACGGATATGAATCACTTGCCCttacattttgttgacatacgaacatttcatcacatcacagaTAAGACACAAATCTTTCTATTAGGGAAAAACAAGCAATCTTAAATAAGGTTAttcataaatgaaaatgaatggcGGGCACCTCATCTGTCTGTTATGTTGTGGCACTTTAAAATAAACCAGCATATCAAAGGATTGTACATTATTGAGCTTTTTCAGGTCACTCATGTCAGTGAACGAAAATGTACTACCCCGATCGATGACAATATCTTAAATCCTCCATCGTCCAATCACTAACTGTGTATTTGTACACACTTAAAGAAGCAGatggcttgaaaaaaaaactggaaagtGAAATGTGCTTTTAATCCCAACACAGATGTCTTTGAAGAAAGACCAGATGCGACACAGTGAGTGTGaggtacaaaagtttctttgaaaaaacaagatgaaattgtaataaaatgacAATGGGCAGCGCAAAAGAGGCATGAGTTCAGCAGGATGACTTCCTGTGCTGAAGTCTCCATCAGTAGGGAAAGGTTTAGGTGACTCACTACTAGCTCACCCATCTTGACTCATGCTGTGCTACAGTGAGGGACAAAAGGAGGCTGTAGGAACAAAAGAGAGCAGTAACAGTAACGTTTGCTCTTTCCTGGTTTCAACCAAAGACTGCATGTAGGCCGATACCTTATCGGTGTCCTTGTGCCGCTGCAAACGATTCAGATAACTTTGCGATTTGGTCGCCAGCAATCATGTCATTTTATCTGGGAGTGAGTAAGCTAAATCTCATCCTCTCTGTGCTCAGGGACATCTCTTCTCcgtggccacacacacactcacacacttcaTTCAGGTATTTCCAGTTTGACAACACATCATTGTTTAGTGTTCTATATTTGAAACGACCGTGAGCATTTCATTTCCCCTTGTTAAAGACCAGGTACAACTATGAACTATTGCTGTAGTATAGAGCCATATGGCCACAATCATTTCCCCTCTAAATGACATTATCTTTTATAAACAGATGACACACTGTGGGCTACAGTTTCTGCATAGTATGTTGAAAATATCTGCGAGGCAAGCTTGATGAAAGCTATGAATCTGTGAggcttattttttatttttgaatgctGGTAAGGCCAAACTGACAACTGTTAATTATAAGAGCGAAGGTGGTGTAATAATTTGAGTAACTGATAGCTGTAAGAGATGTCAACACTTGCACAAAAGCAGGGAGGATTTCCAGTAAACCATGAGGCTGCGAGTGTAAAACACCAAACTCCATTTATTTCCTGGATGGGGGGCTGTGTCGGTTTGTCGTCCAGCCACAGTTTATGACCCCAAACACCGCATCCTGACATGATTACATCATCGGCCTGCAAGTGCATGACTCTATCACAGATGCTACCATACGTTGTACATaaaagtcatgtatatgtgtcgCAGTCTTTTGTCTGGGTTGATACTTCTCAACCAATGGCAGCCAAAGTTAACGTACAGCTCGCAGCAGGTGCCTTTGTCTCCGGGTCTGATGAATGTCGTGTTACACCTTGTCGTTAGGTCAACATCTCGGCATCAAGTGACACTTGCTCACAGGTGGAAGAAAGGCTCGGTGTCGAGAATTAGCCGCCTAGCTAAAAGACAAAGGGCAACTCACCTTTGAAAAGATAGTCATACTCGTCTTCTCTGCTCGTCATAGCTTCTCCTCTTCGGCGGCTCTACGTATTTACTCGAAGTCGAACAAACTTCTGGTATATTCAGCTACTTCGAGACCGACAGACCACCGTTCACGTCTTTCTTTAGCCTCACAACGACACACAGCCAGTTCTCACTTTCACGACGACAGCGCTTGAATCCCCGTCAGAGCTGAAGAATGTGACGCTGCGGTTGTTATCACGCATTAAAAACCCTAAAAGCTACTAGAAGCTGAAAAAGTTTCGCCTCGTCTTCCTCACCCTCTGTCACTTGCCATTACCGAGGCTGCGACGTCacgtcagtttttttttctgtcccgCCCCCTGTTCGCTCCTAATGGTCAATAACTGATCGACACCTGTCACGAGCGTTGACGTGATTGGCTCGCTGGGCTGTCGCTCATGATTTGACTCGCTGTTCGTTAACTTTGATGACGTCGGCGGTCCCAAGACTCAACAGGTAATATGAAGCTGTTGGTGTAAGAAGGAGCACGCTCGCCAGGTTTTTCATAGAAATAAGAAAACTGTTCCTAGAGGGAAGTTATTTTGGAGATCTCAGCtataaaacacaaactggaGAAGGGCTTAAATTTAATTTACAGATACTGTATGTAGATGAAGGTATaagtcatccaggtcattgGAAATtataagtgctgtatcgtaggcaactgaaATATATCAACATTATCTTGTTATTATGATATGAGACCATGtatcattttagattttggATAGTGTTATATTCTGATATAAGTGTTGTTTTAAAGGCTGCTTTGTAGTAAAGTGACGTCACTTTCTGACCTTACCAGGTTgctctacttgttctaatacttgccttACCCACTTAGtaattatatccacattactaaTGGGTATTCATCAAAAGTCTTGTTGAGATATTAAGTAGCAATAGTCATCACTACATTATTGCCATAATATCAAGGTGAAAAGGTGTGCTGACATTTGAATTTGCTACCTAGTGCTACAAGTGTTTTTGAGAttagaaaaaaaggagatttatatcatatatcaagaaaaaaaaatattgcattaTTATGATGAGACTCTATCACCTGGCCTTTATCCTCAACATGTTGGAAAGGGTTGAAACTATCCCTTTGCCATAAACCTTTACACACATAGATCACAGAATATGTAAATAGTCATAAAACGTTGTTATCAAACCACATAGAGAATTATGTTGTGATTTTAGGAGTGCCactaacatttattttcactttattatatcatattaaatATTCACATATGAATTTACAATAAAACGACATGCATAATCTAAGATGATATctaatatcacaataacaagaTTGTATTGCCCAGCCCTGTGTTGAGGTTATATTTTGGTCacaagaaaagagagaacatATTTGAAGGAAAAATAGTtgattttgtaaaatgtattattataatcatgttTACACATTCAGTATTAGGTTCAAAATAATGAGCAAGTAAAGCCgatataaaaaaagaaggatTTTTTTGGTATTTCCCACAATTTAACACTTGACAGAATTGGAAAGTCCCTGAAACACCTCTCAGCTTTTATTGAGTCTGTGTTTAAACACATCAATAAAATGAGATTCCATCGCAGGTTTTACACTGTTTTCAAGTTGCTGTGTGTCaccaaggaacttttaacttcATATCAAACATGGAGGCATGGATAACACAGACCGGCTGATATCTGGTGTTTGATAAAAGGCCATTATTGGTTTAACTCTTGTTCTATCAGCGAATCCACTGACAGCTGGTTTGGTCTTACTGTTATTTGATtagcagcaggaaggaaaaaCCTTTTTATCATGTCTCCCCAGCCATTTTGAAGATGTCTGcatgcatcatcatcatcctgccTGTAcatctaaaatacatttttcttttttttctcagaactgtttatttttaaatctgtctgacTTCAGTTGTTGAAGTCATACACAATTTCAGACCTCATTATAAAGTTCCTACCTGTTACTGTACTGCCACGATATTATAAGACATTTTCACGTTATTGCATCATAATTTCTCACATTAACAAGAAAACAACATACTGTTTATCCTGTTGTTGATATGAAACTTTCATGAGTGAGTAATGtattgtaaaaatattttttgaccAGACATGTaaatattattgttataatgataaataatcatGTTATAATGTGAAACTTTTCACGTTAGAACACTATAAGGTATCATGCTATAGTGTGAAACATTTTATAACCATAAGTTATTACAATGTAACATAAAATGTTGTATGTTATAATGTGATGTTGTAACAAGATATTTTCACATGATTACGTCATTCAAACTTATCACATTATAACAAGAAACTTCTCCTGTTATAACAATATACTATTTATCTTGTTCCATGCATGTAACAAGAATGGTTTAATTTTACCCCCTGATAACTTATTGTTATAACATTAAAAGTATAATGTTATAACATGATTAATTATATCGTTATCACAAGAAACTTTTCGTATGATAACAACATACAGTTTATATAATACGAAATGTTTCATGTTAGAACGAGCTAATAACATATATTGTAAAAATATCTTGGtataacatgaaaatgtattgttataatacaaaatatagtatactgtatatatacatatatacacacacacacatatatatgtaacatatatgtaaacatgttataacaataaatgttttgtgctATAACATGACACagatctgtttttctttttctgaggtGGCAACAATATACTTCTGTACATGTTACGTTATGACGCGGCTGAGCATTagaagtgaaacagtttaacAATACGGTGTTTCCCATGGAGGTGAACTTCCCAAATTAATTGTCAGttgagtgttgtgtgtgtgtgttaatgtggtTGAAAACTCGCACTTCACTTGAATTGAGGTGGCAGTCCTTACTTATCTGGTAACCCTAATTACTTGGAAATTCAATTGCTTGTATCACTGCGGGCATTTGACTTGTCCCACTAGGACATACGCAGGTGTTTCTAATAACATTTACAATGGCTGTGTTCTCGGCTTTCCAGTGAGCcgtgacagtgtgacagtgagccagcatgCAGCAACAACAGGACACTGAAACTAAAGtcctctgtgaaaaaaaagccCATGTTCTGTTTTGATACACAAATAACACGCAGTAGAGCAACTGTCTCCATAAATTGTTTATTCCTCAACAGAAATGAAATCTGACTCATCTTAGATCAGCTGGAGCACAACACACAGCATTGAGAGCAAGACTCACAGTCCACACATACAAAATTTATCATTGTGTCATctacatttacaacattaaacGTGCCATGGTGCGCCTGCCTTATGCCAATTCTCTGCATTGATTATAAATATATCATCT of Sparus aurata chromosome 17, fSpaAur1.1, whole genome shotgun sequence contains these proteins:
- the rab11al gene encoding RAB11a, member RAS oncogene family, like; the protein is MTSREDEYDYLFKVVLIGDSGVGKSNLLSRFTRNEFNLESKSTIGVEFATRSIQVEGKTVKAQIWDTAGQERYRAITSAYYRGAVGALLVYDIAKHLTYENAERWLKELKDHADNNIVIMLVGNKSDLRHLRAVPTDEAKAFAEKHGLSFLETSALDSSNVELAFHTILTAIYNIVSQRQMSGRSDSDFSPASNVVPITVEPTQNSANKGVCCQNN